One genomic region from Nilaparvata lugens isolate BPH chromosome 3, ASM1435652v1, whole genome shotgun sequence encodes:
- the LOC111048206 gene encoding E3 ubiquitin-protein ligase lubel isoform X1 — protein MELEFERELSLSTAKECSSLPAALALLQQECQLCAEKYTMKQMISMLECEHFCCLGCATHYFTLQITERNINDCVCPFCKQPNLDSCDGDQALNYFSNLDIQLKGFLEPAVHELFQRKLRDRTLMQDPNFKWCAKCSSGFIANPRQRRLVCPDCRSMTCASCRRPWEKQHEGVSCADYAAWLEKNDPENQIDQHLAEHGVTCPKCMARYSLSRGGCMHLTCPHCKHEFCSGCANPFLMGTKCTVSEYCAKLGLHAHHPRNCLFYLRDKEPQLLQKLLDDNNVEYKKIYQKRGTRCTMQLQRETPDGMIDVTCSQPVIFSGLCRTHYIEYLVKQIGQQKLDPIAILDLNEAQQELRRRGKALPERPSHLTDDDYLKLCAKIVKEEIPLE, from the exons ATGGAGTTGGAATTCGAGCGGGAGCTGAGTCTGTCGACGGCCAAGGAATGCAGCTCTCTTCCAGCTGCATTGGCACTGCTCCAACAAGAGTGCCAACTCTGCGCTGAAAAATATACCATGAAACAG aTGATTTCCATGCTCGAGTGTGAGCATTTCTGCTGCTTAGGGTGCGCGACGCATTACTTTACTCTGCAGATAACAGAGCGCAACATCAACGACTGCGTGTGCCCGTTCTGCAAGCAACCCAACCTGGACTCCTGTGACGGCGACCAGGCTCTCAACTACTTCAGCAACCTCGACATCCAGCTCAAGGGCTTCCTCGAGCCCGCCGTTCATGAGCTCTTCCAGAGGAAGCTCAGAGACCGCACTCTCATGCAAGATCCCAATTTCAAATGGTGTGCAAAG TGTTCTTCAGGCTTCATAGCCAATCCGAGACAGAGGAGATTGGTTTGCCCTGATTGCAGATCAATGACATGTGCCAGTTGCAGGCGACCT TGGGAGAAACAGCATGAAGGCGTATCATGTGCTGATTACGCGGCATGGCTGGAAAAAAATGATCCGGAAAACCAAATCGATCAGCATCTGGCTGAGCATGGTGTTACATGTCCCAAATGTATGGCAAG GTACTCACTGTCTCGCGGCGGTTGTATGCACCTGACTTGTCCGCACTGCAAGCACGAGTTCTGTTCGGGCTGCGCCAATCCTTTCCTGATGGGCACCAAGTGCACTGTCTCCGAGTACTGCGCCAAACTCGGACTACACGCGCACCACCCTCGCAACTGCCTCTTCTACCTGCGCGACAAAGAGCCACAGCTGCTTCAGAAGCTCCTCGAC GACAACAATGTGGAATATAAAAAGATTTACCAGAAAAGAGGAACTCGATGTACGATGCAATTGCAAAGAGAGACTCCCGATGGAATGATTGACGTGACCTGCTCTCAGCCTGTCATTTTCAGCGGTCTTTGCAG GACACATTACATTGAATATTTGGTGAAGCAAATTGGTCAGCAGAAGTTGGATCCGATTGCAATTCTCGATCTGAATGAGGCTCAACAGGAGCTGCGCAGGCGAGGCAAAGCGTTGCCGGAAAGGCCAAGTCATCTGACCGACGATGACTACCTCAAGCTCTGTGCAAAG ATTGTGAAAGAGGAGATTCCGCTGGAATGA
- the LOC111048206 gene encoding E3 ubiquitin-protein ligase lubel isoform X2, which translates to MELEFERELSLSTAKECSSLPAALALLQQECQLCAEKYTMKQMISMLECEHFCCLGCATHYFTLQITERNINDCVCPFCKQPNLDSCDGDQALNYFSNLDIQLKGFLEPAVHELFQRKLRDRTLMQDPNFKWCAKCSSGFIANPRQRRLVCPDCRSMTCASCRRPWEKQHEGVSCADYAAWLEKNDPENQIDQHLAEHGVTCPKCMARYSLSRGGCMHLTCPHCKHEFCSGCANPFLMGTKCTVSEYCAKLGLHAHHPRNCLFYLRDKEPQLLQKLLDDNNVEYKKIYQKRGTRCTMQLQRETPDGMIDVTCSQPVIFSGLCRRHYIEYISRLVRKLKIETLGILTSEDLETVIKRAGKNLPPNPYGTPKLHYLNALLEIVKEEIPLE; encoded by the exons ATGGAGTTGGAATTCGAGCGGGAGCTGAGTCTGTCGACGGCCAAGGAATGCAGCTCTCTTCCAGCTGCATTGGCACTGCTCCAACAAGAGTGCCAACTCTGCGCTGAAAAATATACCATGAAACAG aTGATTTCCATGCTCGAGTGTGAGCATTTCTGCTGCTTAGGGTGCGCGACGCATTACTTTACTCTGCAGATAACAGAGCGCAACATCAACGACTGCGTGTGCCCGTTCTGCAAGCAACCCAACCTGGACTCCTGTGACGGCGACCAGGCTCTCAACTACTTCAGCAACCTCGACATCCAGCTCAAGGGCTTCCTCGAGCCCGCCGTTCATGAGCTCTTCCAGAGGAAGCTCAGAGACCGCACTCTCATGCAAGATCCCAATTTCAAATGGTGTGCAAAG TGTTCTTCAGGCTTCATAGCCAATCCGAGACAGAGGAGATTGGTTTGCCCTGATTGCAGATCAATGACATGTGCCAGTTGCAGGCGACCT TGGGAGAAACAGCATGAAGGCGTATCATGTGCTGATTACGCGGCATGGCTGGAAAAAAATGATCCGGAAAACCAAATCGATCAGCATCTGGCTGAGCATGGTGTTACATGTCCCAAATGTATGGCAAG GTACTCACTGTCTCGCGGCGGTTGTATGCACCTGACTTGTCCGCACTGCAAGCACGAGTTCTGTTCGGGCTGCGCCAATCCTTTCCTGATGGGCACCAAGTGCACTGTCTCCGAGTACTGCGCCAAACTCGGACTACACGCGCACCACCCTCGCAACTGCCTCTTCTACCTGCGCGACAAAGAGCCACAGCTGCTTCAGAAGCTCCTCGAC GACAACAATGTGGAATATAAAAAGATTTACCAGAAAAGAGGAACTCGATGTACGATGCAATTGCAAAGAGAGACTCCCGATGGAATGATTGACGTGACCTGCTCTCAGCCTGTCATTTTCAGCGGTCTTTGCAG ACGTCACTATATAGAATACATAAGTCGATTAGTCCGTAAGCTTAAGATTGAGACACTTGGAATCCTCACATCAGAAGACCTTGAAACTGTGATTAAGCGAGCAGGAAAAAATCTTCCACCAAATCCCTATGGCACTCCAAAGCTGCACTACCTCAACGCTCTGCTAGAG ATTGTGAAAGAGGAGATTCCGCTGGAATGA
- the LOC111048128 gene encoding EKC/KEOPS complex subunit TPRKB has protein sequence MTLFETKRENEMISYDLEFDFKMHVKLASNVKNSKEISERLKSGNLNCALIRPHLVLDPFQIAVAANKAVYNMKMSNLVTKNINSEIIFNLGITRNISASFKDFGIRIDDDNFLVVIIGDEQTAEDIWRLIECSYAFPSSIKLRDYNDENAISKYYKISENELNASDLLSSVVSRIAIKGI, from the coding sequence ATGACTTTGTTTGAGACTAAGCGTGAAAACGAAATGATTTCCTACGACTTAGAATTTGATTTTAAAATGCATGTTAAACTTGCATCGAATGTGAAGAACTCCAAGGAAATATCCGAACGATTAAAAAGTGGTAATTTGAACTGTGCGTTAATAAGACCCCATCTAGTTTTAGACCCCTTTCAGATCGCCGTTGCTGCAAACAAAGCCGTTTACAATATGAAGATGTCTAATCTTGTGACCAAAAACATCAACAGTGAGATAATCTTCAACTTGGGCATTACGAGGAACATTAGTGCTTCATTCAAAGATTTCGGAATAAGaattgatgatgataattttcTGGTTGTCATAATTGGTGATGAACAGACTGCCGAAGACATTTGGCGGCTAATTGAATGTTCCTATGCCTTTCCATCATCCATCAAACTGAGAGACTATAATGATGAAAATGCaatatccaaatattataaaatttcggaaaatgaattgaatgctTCAGATTTACTAAGTTCAGTAGTTTCAAGAATAGCTATAAAAGGAATTTGA